CTTACATGCTACTTTTGTCTTCCCCACGGCAAACACAGAGGCCGCTCGAGCCTTCTTTGTGACCAGGGCTAATTCTCCAAAGTAACCGCCCACTGTGACTCGACTTATCTGTGTGGGAAGGCGAGTTTGGGATGAGTAGGTGAGATGAATGGAATCAGTGAGGCAGGAAGGATGATATTGGCAGTGTAATTAATTAAGAGGGCGTGTTAACTGTAGGGAGAAAATGTTTATTAGGCTTGCAAATTCCAGTGGTAAGGTGGATGTACACGTATTTAATCACAAGCAAATAGGACCAAACGTACACTAActagatgaacacacacacacacacacagacaaacacagccagacagccaaacacacactcagacatAGCCAAACGCACACaaccagacaaacacaaacacacacaaacaaacacacaaacacagccatACAAACACCTCCTTTTCAAACGCAGCTAAACAAATACGACAAAAACAGCTTACAACTTAAAAACGAACGCAAAACAAACACTTCTTGTAAgccaacaccacaccaccaccacagcaccacctcacctccttctcctggtTATCATCCTTCGTCATAGTCACGCGTACGGTTCCGTCCTCCACAAAGAACATCCCATCACCCACGTCACCTTGCATGATGATTCGGTCTCCATCGTCGTACACTTTGGTCACCAGGGCGTCAGCAAGATTCATGCGCTCATATTTCTGTGGCGCAAATACGAGGAGAAAGAATTGTTAGTTAGGTtggtttctatttatttcatttgtttatttatttattttattattattattattattattttcgtttttgcaggagaaagggagggaaagaagttaTTTGAgtattggatatatttttttcgttttctttctttatgtagggGTATtcaagtgctttttttttctctctctctctctctctctctccggttatCTTTAAAGACAAGGAGAacagggagggacagagaggaagaacattttttttttctttttttttcagagagtcCGATAGATCTCaaatttctgtttgtttttgcaggaaaggaagagaagttatTAGAGTATGAGATagatttcttcgttttctttgtttatatagGGGGAAACTCAAGTGTTTTTCTCCGGTTATCTGTGAGGACGAGaacagggagagacagagaggaagaacatttttttttttatcgataaATCTAAAGTTTCTGTTTGTGTCCGCGGAATATTTAAGTCTTTTCTCTCTGCTTATCTGTAAGggcggaagagaaagagaagaagagcagAGTGACATAACTTCACCATACGaacaaaatagataataaagcCAATTTTAACCTTTCTACGGATAATATGACACCAGCTTAAACCTGTACCCTACCTCAAGTCTTCAGcataagaacaagaggaagcaACAAAAGATTTTCAACTTTTCTAACCTTTCTACCTCACCTCAAGTCATTtccaactagagagagagagagaaaaaaaaaaaatcactttcaCTCACCTCCAGCGTCTTCAGCATGGGCACACTCTCCAGCAGACACTCatacatcttcctcttcctgcaggCGGACTTCAGCAATATCCTCCTGAAGGTGTTTCTGTCCATGGCCCAGAGAGACCCTGAGGACACGGCCTGGATGGTAGCGGCCCTAGGAAGGTTATACATCAAGGCGAGCTCTCCAAAACTCCCTGCATTGTCGTATTTTCCGACCGGGATTGGCTCAGGGTCGTGGTCTCCCTTCACGAAGATGTTGTACACGCCCCTGCGGAGGTGAGGATGCAGTTAAGGGTCGTTGTAGGGTAGTTTGGTTGTTTACAGGGTCGTTTGCGTGGTTGTGTTTGTGGTGGCGGTTTTAATACATGTTTtgttaggtttgtttgtttgttttagtgtttgtgtgtgtgtttgtgtgtttgtagtagtggtagtagtagtggtttaaTGGTTgtaaggatctctctctctctctctctctctctctctctctctctctctctctctctctctctctctctctctctctctctctctctcttatctagtgcatgagagagagagagagagagagaggagagagagagagagagagagagagagagagaggagagagag
The sequence above is drawn from the Scylla paramamosain isolate STU-SP2022 chromosome 44, ASM3559412v1, whole genome shotgun sequence genome and encodes:
- the LOC135093932 gene encoding cAMP-dependent protein kinase type II regulatory subunit-like isoform X4, giving the protein MSTEVACLPTIMDPLEIEMDEDEPPLNRFSRRKSVFAEAYDPEEDDDEGERIIHAKSDEQRQRLSESVKTIFLFRSLDQDQMSEVLDAMFERVVTDGEYVIKQGDDGDNFYVIESGVYNIFVKGDHDPEPIPVGKYDNAGSFGELALMYNLPRAATIQAVSSGSLWAMDRNTFRRILLKSACRKRKMYECLLESVPMLKTLEKYERMNLADALVTKVYDDGDRIIMQGDVGDGMFFVEDGTVRVTMTKDDNQEKEISRVTVGGYFGELALVTKKARAASVFAVGKTKVAFLDVEAFERLLGPCMDLMKRNIEDYENELLRIFGSKANISDIR
- the LOC135093932 gene encoding cAMP-dependent protein kinase type II regulatory subunit-like isoform X3; translation: MFRVTLCYMNVLTVTTMPVKRCPERDYTEPPLNRFSRRKSVFAEAYDPEEDDDEGERIIHAKSDEQRQRLSESVKTIFLFRSLDQDQMSEVLDAMFERVVTDGEYVIKQGDDGDNFYVIESGVYNIFVKGDHDPEPIPVGKYDNAGSFGELALMYNLPRAATIQAVSSGSLWAMDRNTFRRILLKSACRKRKMYECLLESVPMLKTLEKYERMNLADALVTKVYDDGDRIIMQGDVGDGMFFVEDGTVRVTMTKDDNQEKEISRVTVGGYFGELALVTKKARAASVFAVGKTKVAFLDVEAFERLLGPCMDLMKRNIEDYENELLRIFGSKANISDIR